CACGCCCGGCTTCGTCACGGTCCCCTACGGCGACGCGGCCGCCCTGCGCGCCGCCATCACCCCGCGCACGGCCGCGGTGCTGCTGGAACCGGTGCAGGGCGAGGCGGGCGTGATCGTGCCGCCGGCCGGTTACTTCGCCGACGTGCGCCGCGCGTGCGACGAGAACGGCGTGCTGCTCATCGCCGACGAGATCCAGTCCGGCCTCGCCCGCACGGGCACCGTACTGGCTCTGGACCACGAGGGCGTGCGCGCCGACGTGTACACCCTCGGCAAGGCCCTCGGCGGCGGCATCCTGCCCGTGTCCGCCGTGGTCGGCAGCCGCGACGTACTGGGCGTGTTGAAGCCGGGCGAACACGGCTCGACGTTCGGCGGCAACCCGGTGGCTTGCGCCGTCGGGCGCGCCGTGGTGCGGCTGCTGCAGACCGGTGAGTACCAGCAGCGCTCGGCCGAGCTGGGCGCGCACCTGCACGAACGGCTGTCGGCTTTGGTCGGCCACGGCCTGTCAGCGGTTCGCGGCCGCGGCCTGTGGGCGGGCGTGGACATCGCGCCGGGTGGGCCCACGGGGCGCGCTGCGTCCGAGGCGCTCGCCGGGCTGGGTGTGCTGTGCAAGGAGACGCACGACCACACGCTGCGCATCGCGCCGCCGCTGGTGATCAGCCGCGCGGAGCTGGACCGCGGCATCGACGCGATCGCCCAGGTGGTGCGCCGCTAGTCCGTTCGCGGGAGCGTTTCGCCCGGTTCGCTCGTTGGGTCCGGTATGGGACGAGGGGACTGGGTGGAACGCCCGCTGGTCGGCACGGACGACGTCGACCCGGCGCAGCTGTACGCGCGGGGCAAGACGCTGCGGGAGCGGGCGCCGGTCGAGGCGCACGACCACGCGGCGGCGGGCGCCGGCCGGCCGGGTGTGCGGGAGTACTTCGAGGCGAGCAACGCCGGGCGGCTGCCCGAGCTGGTGGAGCTGCGGCGGGAGCGGATGGCGGCGTCGCCGTTCACGTTCTTCCGCGGCGCGGCCGGGCTGATGGCGGCGGACCTCGCGGGGTCGCCGTCGTCGGGGCTCACCGCGCAGCTGTGCGGCGACGCGCACGCGGCCAACTTCGGGCTGTACGGCACGCCTGAAGGCCGGATCGTGATGGACGTCAACGACTTCGACGAAACCGCCCCCGGGCCGTGGGAGTGGGACCTCAAGCGGCTGTCGGCGAGCCTCGTGCTCGCCGGGCGCGAAGGCGGGATCGGCTCCGCGGCGTGCCGCGAAGCCGCGGAGGACGCGGTGAAGTCCTACCGGCGCACGATCCGCGCTCTGGCGGAGCTGCCGTTCCTGCAGTCGTGGAACGCGTTGCCCGACGCGTCGGCCGTTTCGCGGGCGCGCGCCGACGAGCTGATCGACGACTTCGCCGAAGCCGAGGAGAAGGCGCGCCGCAACACCAGCGCCAAGGTCGTGGCCAAGTGGACCCGCCACGTCGACGACCACGAGACCGGCCTGGCGCGCCACCGGTTCGTCGAGGACCCGCCCGTGCTCACGCACGTGGACGATGCCGCGGCCTCCTCGATCATTGCCGGGCTGGAGTCCTATGTGGACACCCTGCGCGAGTCACGGCGCACGCTCGTGTCGCGCTACCGCGTGGCCGACGTCGCGTTCCGCGTGGTCGGCACGGGCAGCGTCGGGCTGCGTAGCTACGTCGTGCTACTGCACGGCAACGAGGACGAAGACCTGGTGCTGCAAGTGAAACAGGCCCAGCCGTCGGCGCTGGCGCCGTACCTCGACGTGGCACCGGTCGAGCACGAGGGCCGCCGCATCGTCCACGGCGCCCGCCTCGTCCAAGCCGAGACCGACATCCTGCTGGGCTGGACGACGATCGACGGAATCCCGTTCGTGGTACGGCAGTTCCGCAACCTCAAGGGCGCCATCGACCCGGCCGCCCTGCGCAAGGACCACCTCGACGACTACGGCCGCCTCGCGGGCGCCCTCCTCGCCCGCGCTCACACGCGCTCGCTGCACCCGCAGCTGCTCGCCGGCTACTTCGCCGACGACGAGGACCTGGACGAGGCGATCGGCGCGTATGCGGTGCGCTACGCCGATCAGACGGAGGCGGATCACGCGGAGTTCACGAGCTGACCGCGACCGACTGACCCACACCTAGCCGACGAGTTCAGCCACATCCTCCGCACAGCCCCACGCCAGCGTGATCCCCGCGCCGCCGTGGCCGTAGCAGTGGATGACGTCGCCGGTACGTTCCAGACGCACGCTCGGACGGCCCGGGCGCAGGCCCACGCGCGTGCCGAGGACGGCGGCGTCGGCCAGGCGCGGTTCCAGGTCGCGGCACCGGCGCACGATCGCCGCCGCGACGGTGGGGTCCGGTTCGAGGTCGTTGCGGCCGATCTCTTCAGTGCCGCCGCACACGACGTGGCGGCCGTGGGGGATCACGTAGGTCAGGTCGCCGTCGGCTTCCTCCACCGACCAGGACGTGAGGCCCGGGTCGGCGAGGTGCACGACCTGGCCGCGCACCGGCACGAGGGTGTCGTCGCCCGCGAGGGTGCCCCCGGCGAGGCCGGTGGCGTTGACGACGACGTCGGCGTCGGCCAGCGAGGTGACCGTGCGGTACTCGGTCCGCACGCCCAGCGCGGCGACCTGCTCGGCCAGCCACGTCAGGTACACCGGCGTGTCCACGAGCGCCGTGGTGAAGGCGAGCACCGAACCCTCGCGCGACACGTCGGTCATCGCGGTGAGCCAGCGGGGATCGGGCACGTCTTCGGCAACACGGATCCAGCCCGGCAGGAACCGGATCCCGGGCGCCGCGAGCAGCGAGCGGTACACGCCGACGGTGGTCTCGGTCCAGCGCACCACGCGCTCGTCGGGCCGCGCCACCGGCGGGTAGATCAGCCCGCCGGCCACGGCCGACGTCGTCTCCGCCGGTTTGCCCGCCGTCACGACCGTGACGCTGTGGCCCGCCTCGGCCAGCCGGTACGCGCAGCTCAGCCCGACGACCCCGCCGCCGGCCACGGTGATCCGCATGCCGCTCCCTCCGCTCGTGCTCCCGCCCGTGATCGTGGCCGAAGCCGGGTCATCGGCGCCACCCGCCATCCGCGTAGGCTCGCTCCGGGGAGGGGAGAACCGTGAGCCGTGTTCTGGCGCTCGTCGCCGTGCTCTGTGCGCTGGCGACCGTCGCACTGGGACTCGCCTACGCGGGCGGGCACTCCCCCGGCGCGCTCGACGCGTGGGCCGCGCAAGCGATCGCCGGCCTGGGCCACACCACGCTGAACGTGCTCGTGCTGCCGACCGAGCCGTACGTGCTGATCCCGGCCATCGTGGTCATCGCCGGCACCTGCCTGTACCTGCGCCGCCGTACCGACGCGCTGCTGGCCGCCGCGGGCCCGGCGCTCGCCGTCGCGCTGAACACCTGGGTGCTCAAACCGCTGTTCGACCGCTGGAAGAACGACATCCTCGTCTACCCCAGCGGCCACACGGTGAGCCTGGTGACGGTGCTCGTCGTGCTGGTCCTGCTGGCGCGCCCGAAGGTGGTCACCGTCGTGCTCGGCGTGGTTCTCCTGTGCTGCGCGGCGATCGGCATGATCGGCCTCGGCTACCACTACCTCACGGACATCGTCGGCGGCACGTTCTTCGCCACCGCCGTCGTGACCGGCCTGCGGGCCGTCACACCGCGTCGCGTGCCAGCGCCGTCAGCCGGCTGACCGCGCGCAGGTACTTCTTGCGGTAGCCGCCGTTCACCATCTCCTCGGTGAACAGCTCCGGCAGCGGCACGCCCGACACCACCACGGGGATCGCGCGGTCGTAGAGCCGGTCGGCGAACGCCACGAGCCGCAGCCCCACGTTCTGGTCCGGCGCCGGCGTCACGTGCTTGAGGTGCACGCGCCGCACGCCGTCGAGCAGCTTGCCGTAGCGCGACGGGTGCAGCTTCGCCAAGTGCGCCACGAGCGCGTCGAATTCGTCCACAGTGGACCCCTCGTGCGCGGCGGCCGACGCGTCGAGCTCCTCGTCGCTCACCGGCGGCGGCGCGTCGGGCAAGCCGCGGTGGCGGTAGTCCGGCCCGTCCACGCGCACCACTTCGAAGCGGCGCGAGAGCGCCTGGATCTCGCGCAGGAAGTCCTCGGCGGCGAAGCGGCCCTCGCCGAGCTTGTCGGGCAGCGTGTTGGACGTCGCGGCGATGTACACGCCCGCGTCGGTGAGCTCCTGAAGCAGCCGGCTCACGAGTGTGGTGTCGCCGGGGTCGTCGAGCTCGAACTCGTCGATCGCGAGCAGCCGGTGCTCCGACAGGCGCCGCACGGCCTCGGCGAACCCGAGCGCGCCGACGAGGTGCGTGAGTTCCACAAAGGTGCCGTACGCCTTGGGCGAAGGCGCGTCGTGCCAGGCCGACGCGAGCAGGTGGGTCTTGCCCACGCCGAACCCGCCGTCGAGGTAGAGGCCCATCGGCCCGGCCGGGGCGGCCTCGCCGCCGCCGAAGAGCGAACGCAGGCGCGACTTCTTCGCCGGCCGGTCCCCGATGCGCCCGGCGAACGCCGAACACGACTTCACGGCCGCGGCCTGGCTCGGCTCGTCGGGGTTCGGGAGGTACGTGGAGAACCGAGCCTCGCCGAACCGCGGCGGCGGCACCAGCGAGGAGATCAGCTCGTCGGCCCCGAGCTCGGGAAACCGGTCCGTCAGGGCAGCTGGGGGCATGGCTGCAGAGCCTAGCCAGCGCCCACGTGGGGCCGGTCCGGGTGTCCGCACCCGCGTATCCCCCGGTCGGGGCGGGGTCGGTGCCCGTGCTGGGATAGCGGACGTGCGGAGCGTGTGGCCACCATCACCGGGCGGGACCGGGCCCTTGTCCGACGAGGATCTGGAGCGCGTCTACGGCTACCCCGAAGACCTGACCGGCCCGTTCGTGCAGGTCAACTTCGTGGCGTCGGCCGACGGCGCGGTGGCCGTGGATGAGCTGTCGAAGGGCCTTTCGCACCCGGCCGACCGCCGTGTGTTCCTGCTCGCCCGCGACCTCGCCGACGTGATCCTCGTCGGCGCCGGCACCGCGCGCGCCGAGAACTACCGCGGGGCCCGGACCAACGCGGTGCGTTCGGCCCGGCGCGCGCGGCTGGGCCTGGCGCCGGTGCCGCCCATCGCCGTCGTCACGCGCACGGGTGCACTTGATCCGGCGGGCCCGTTGTTCACGGACTCGCACGTGCCGCCGTTGGTCGTCACCACTTCGCGCGCCGACACCGCGGCGGTGCGGGAAGCCGGCGCCGAAGTGCTCGTGGCCGGTGACGAAGACGTGGATCTGCCGCGAGCGCTGGCGATGCTGGCCGAACGCGGCCTGCGGCGCGTGGACTGCGAAGGCGGGCCTGCGTTGTTCGCGGCGATGATCGCGGCCGGCCTCGTCGACCAGCTCAACCTCACCGTCGCCCCGCTGCTCGTCGGCGGCGACGCGGGCCGGATCGCGGCGGGACCGGCCGCGCGGCCGCCGCGCCGGATGGAGCTCGCGTCGATCCTCGTGGACGACGGCTTCACCCTGCTGCGCTACCGGCGGGGCAGCGGCTGATGGCCGACAGCGAGGCCCTCGTCGCGGCCGCGGCGGCGGGTGACCACGCCGCGTTCGACGCGCTGGTGCGCCGGCACACGCCGATGATGTACCGCGTCGCGCTGCGGATCACCGGCCGTCCGGCCGAAGCCGAGGACGTGGTGCAGGAGGCGTGGCTGGCCGCGTGGCGGTCGCTCGCGACGTTCCGCCACGAGTCGGCGGTGTCCACGTGGCTCTACCGCGTGGTCACCAACGGCGCCCTCGACCTGCTGCGCCGCCATCGCCCCACCGTGTCGATCGAAAGCGTGTCGATCGCCGAGGCGCCGGGCCTCGTCGCCGACGGCACACCCGAACGCCAGGTCGTGCACGCCGAGCAGGTGGACGCCGTGCTGCGGGCGATCGCCCGGCTCGACGTGGCGCAGCGCGTGCCGCTGGTGCTGCGCGAACTCGAGGGGCTCAGCTACGAAGAAGTGGCCGAAGTGCTCGAAGTCGGGGTCCCGGCCTTGCGCTCGCGCCTGCACCGGGCCAGGGTGGCGCTGCTCGGCCAGCTGAGGGAGCGGTGATGACGGACGAGGGCGCCGGCGGCCCGGAGGACCCCGAACGGGATCCTCGCTGGGACCTCGTGCGCGCCACCGCCCGCCGCCACGTCGCGACGCCGCCCGGCCTGGTCGACCGCGTGCTCCGCTCACTGACCGTGGTCCGCCAGGGCCCACCGCTCCAGCTGCCCGGTGACGACGGCGTGCTGACCGTTTCGGCAGCCGCGTTGCTCCGCCTGGCCGGCACCGTGGCCGCCGATCAGGCCGAAGACGTCGACGGGGTCACGATTTCCGCCGTCGCCCTGGCCGACGGCGAGCTGCAGATCCTGGCCACGATCCGGTTCGGCGTGATCGCCGACGAAGCCGCGCGCGTGCTGCAGCACTGCCTGACCACAGAGCTCACCCGGCTGCTGCGGGCGCGGCCGCCGCGGGTCAACGTCCACGTCGTCGACGTGCGTCCCGGCTGAAGAACCCGCCCTCACCGGCCAAGCGGAGCAACCCCGCGCGGTCGGCTTTCGGCCCTGGACCTGGTGGCGCTACCCTCGGTGCCGCGTCAGTCACAGTGTCTTGCCTGTCTCGCTATCAGGAGGATCGCGTGGTGCTCGAATCGGACAACACCCCCGTGGGAGTGGACCCGACCCGAGCGTTCGTCGCGCGTGTGTACGACTACCTGCTGGGCGGCAAGGACAACTTCGACGTCGACCGCCACGAGGCCGAGCGGATCATCGCCGCGATGCCGGAGGTACCCGACGTCGCCTGGGAGAACCGCAACTTCCTGACCCGGGTGTGCCGCTTCCTCGCGAACAACACCGAGGTGCGCCAGTTCCTCGACTGCGGCTCGGGCCTGCCGACCGCCGAGAACGTGCACCAGGTGGTGCAGCGCTTCCACCCCGAGGCGAAGGTCGTCTACATCGACTACGACCCGGTCGTGGCCGCCCACGGACGCGCGCTGCTGGAGGAGAACAACAACACGAAGTTCGTGCAGGCCGACATCTTCGAGCCCGAAACCATCCTCGACAACCCCGAGGTGCTCGGCGCGCTCGACTGGTCGCAGCCGATCGCGCTGCTGTTCGTGGCCGCACTGCACCACTACACGGGCGACCGGAGCCGGCCGGCCGAGGTGACCAAGCAGTTCATCGACCGCCTGCCGCCGGGCTCGTTCGTGGTGATCAGCCACGTGCTCGACCCGGACGACGGCTCCGAGTACGACTCCACGCTGCAGGCGACCCTCGAGGTCATCCGCCGCGGCTCCATGCGCGACATCACCGCGCGCACCAAGACCGAGATCCGCGAGCTGTTCCACGAGCTGGAGATCATCCCGTCCGGCGCCGCCGGCGACGCCGACGTCGTGCCCGTGGCCGAGTGGTGGCCCGACGGCCCGCGGTTCACGAAGGCGACGATCGCGCAGCAGATCATCGCGGGCGGCGTGGCGCGCAAGCTCTGAATCTCTGAGGCCGCACCTCCTGGCGGCCACGGTCGTTTCCTCGCGCAGTCCGCTGCGCGGTTCCACTCGGAGCCCAAGTGTGGCCGCCGGCAGCGATGTCGTCCTCGGCGTCGGCCACCAGTCGCGCCCAGCCGGCGCAGCAAAATTTCCGACTCACCCGGCCGCGTCCACACCGCGGCCACGGTCGTTTCCTCGCACCGAACCGACCGCTCACCGGGTCGAACTCACCCGTCCGAGTGACCCGCCGTGAGCTTTTCCCCGGTTCGGACATCGTAGGAGTGGGCAAGCTTCCGGCGCCGACACCAGCGGCGCCGTCCCCCACCGACAGCGAGGAGCGAACTCCATGGTGCAGCCGAGCCCCCGCCGGACCGATGTTCCGGGAACCGCGATCACCACGCCGCTCAACGAGGAGGGGTCCGCGGGCCGGACCACGATCTCGTCGCTGGTGGTGCAGAAGGTCGCCGGGCTCGCGGCGCGCGAGATCGCCGGTGTCCACGCGCTGGGCGGCGGGGTGTCCCGCGCGTTCGGCGCGTTGAAGGAGCGGATCCCCGGCTCCGGCACGACGTCCACCGCCGGCGTCGCCGTCGAGGTGGGCGAGAAGCAGACGGCGATCGACCTCGACCTGGTCGTGGAGTACGGCGCGCGGATCGTCGAGGTGTCGCGAGCCGTGCGGCGCAACGTGATCGAGGCCGTGGAGCAGATCACCGCGCTCGAGGTGATCGAGGTGAACATCGCGGTCAACGACGTCCACCTGCCCGACGAGGACGACGAACCCGAGTCCTCCCGCGTCGAGTAGCACTGCATAGCTCTCCGATTAGCCAGCACCAGGAGGAAACGTTGAACGCAACGCAGACCGGGATCCTCGCCGGACTGATTCTCGGCCTCGCCGCAACCCAGGGGTTCACCGCCTTCCTGGTCACGTTCGCCGTGGGGGTCGTGGGGCTGGTCATCGGCCGCGTCGTCGACGGTGAGCTCGACCTCGGCGACCTCTTCGGCCGGGGCCGCGACAAGTGACCGGCCGGCCGCTCCAGGTCGACCTGCCCCGCGGCGACCTGGCCGAACCCGAGGAGCGCGGCAGCCTGAGCATCGCGCACGCGGTGGTGCGCAAGGTCGCGCAGCACGCCGCGGACCTCGTGCCCGGCACCGTGCAGACCGAACGCCGCGTCGCCGGCCTCACGCGCGGCCGCTCGGGGGCGAGCGCGAAGGTCGGCGGCGAGGACAACGACGTGGACCTGGTGCTGGAGCTGGCATTGCAGTACCCGGCGCCGGTCCGGACCGTGACGGGTGACGTGCGTGCGAAAGTGACCGAGGAGGTCGAGCGAATCACGGCGTATCACGTGCGCTCGATCGCGGTGACGGTTTCCGCGCTGCTGCCCGACGTCCGGCCGCGGGTGCACTGATGCGGTTCCTCGTGCGGTTCCTGTCCACTGTGCTCGGTCTGGCCGTCGCGGCCGGCGGGGCCCTGCTCGCGATCGAGGTCGGGTGGCGCTCGTGGCAGCCGGGCCGCGCGCCGCTGATCGTGCCGTGGGAACGCTGGCGCGAAGACCTCGCCGGGCTGCCGTGGACCAGCACGTCCGTGCGGGTCACAGCGGTGATCGTGCTCGTGGCCGGGCTGCTGTTCGTGCTGTTCGCCCTCACCGCGGGCAGCCGCGCCGTGCGGATGACCGACCCGGCCGACGGGATCTGCGTGAGCACGTCGCCGCGGGCGCTCGCGCGCCTGGTCGGGCTCGCCGTGCGCGCGCAGGCCAACGTCACCGGCGCGAGTGTGACCGCAAGCGCCCGGAAGGTGCGCGTGCGCGCCACCAGCCGGCTGGAGAACGAGGACCAGCTGCGGCCGCGGCTGCTGGAGACCGTCGCGACGGTGCTGGACGACGTCCCGCTCGAACGCCGGCCGAAGGTGTCCGTGGTCGTCGACTCACCGAAGGACCGCCGATGAGCCGCTCCACCGCCCGCCGCGCCCTGGGCCGTTCACACAGCGCCGAACGCACGCTGACGCTCCTGACCGGTCTGGTCGCGGTCCTCGCGGGCGCGGCCGCCCTCGTGGTCGGGCAGGGTTGGCTCGGCGAGTTCCGCGCGCAGCGGCCGCTGCTCGACCCGATGGCCGTGAGCTGGCTGGCCGGGCACCAGCTGTACGCGCGGATCGGCGCCGTCGTGCTCGGTGTGCTGCTGTTCGTGCTGGGGCTGTGGTGGTTCTTCCGCTCGCTGCGCCCCGAACGCCGTCCCGACCTGGCGCTCGACGAGACACCGGGCGCCGAGCTCACGGTGACCGCCGACGCGCTCGCGGGCGCGGTGCAGACCGACGCCGAGGCCATCGCCGGCGTCACCCGGGCGAGGGCGCGCGCGGTCGGCACGTCGGCCGAGCCGGCGCTGCGCGTGACGCTGTGGCTGAGCGAAGGCACCGACGTCCGGCGCATCTGGACCGACCTCGACACGTACGTGCTCACCCGCGCCCGCGAGGCGCTCGGGCTCGACTCGCTGCCCACGGCCGTGCGGCTCGAACTCGACACGACGGGCCCGGCACGCGTGCGCTGACCGCGCGTTTCGCACAGAATGCCCGCATGGCCCTCCCCGTGCAGGCTCCGATCAAGCCCATGCTCGCCAAACCGGCGAAGGCGATCCCCGACTCCGGCGGGCTGCTGTTCGAGCCCAAGTGGGACGGGTTCCGCTGCCTGGTCTTCCGCGACGGCGACGAGCTCACCCTGCAGTCGCGCGCCGAAAAGCCGCTCAACCGCTACTTCCCCGAAGTTGTGGAGCGGCTGCTGGCGACGCTGCCCGAGCAGGTCGTTCTCGACGGCGAGCTGGTCGTGGGCCGCGGCGGCAAGCTCGACTTCGACGCGCTGACCGAGCGCATCCACCCGGCCGACTCCCGCGTGCAGCTGCTGGCGAAGGAGACGCCCGCGGAGTTCGTGGCGTTCGACGTGCTCGCGCTGGGCTCGGAGTCCTTCGTGGACGAACCGACGTCGGCGCGGCGCGCGCGGCTGGAAGGCATCGCGGGCGAGGGCGTGCACTTGACGCCGGCCACGACCGATCCGGACACCGCGCGGCACTGGTTCGAGCTGTTCGAGGGCGCCGGGCTCGACGGCGTGATCGGCAAGCCGCTCGACGAGCCGTACTCGCCGGGCAAGCGCGTGCTGTTCAAGTACAAGCACTCCCGCACGGCGGACTGCGTGTTGGCCGGACTGCGCTGGCACGTCGACGGCGAGCCGGGTGAGGCCGTCGGATCGTTCCTGCTCGGGCTGTACGACCCCGAAGGGCTGCTGCACCACGTCGGCGTGGTCGGGTCGTTCCCGGTCAAGCGGCGCCGAGAGCTGGCCGAGGAGCTGGCCCCGCTGATCACCGACGGCGAGGGCCACCCGTGGGTGGGCGACGCCGTACGCGAGGGCCAGCGGATCCCCGGCGGCATCACGCGCTGGCGCTCGACCGAGCACGAATGGGTGCCGCTGAAGCTGGAGCGCGTGGTCGAGGTCGGCTACGAGCACACCGAGGGCGGCGAGCCCGCGCGGTTCCGGCACACCGCGCAGTTCAAGCGGTGGCGCCCGGACCGCGAACCGGCGTCGTGCGGCTACGCGCAGCTGGACGAACCCGCGCGGTACGACCTGTCGGCCGTGTTCCGCGGCGAGGTCGTGCGGACCCGCTAACTTCCGCGTCACACCCGGCGTGCCAAGCTCGTCGGACAGCTCCATCGACACCACGTGAGGATCAGCCCGTGCGCCGCCGTTCCACCAGCCGCCCCCGTCTGCGTGCCCTGGTGGCGGTGCTCGTGGGTGCGTTGACCGTCGCGGGCTGCACCACGGGCCCGTCGGTGCGCCCGGCCGTGGTGGACAACGACGGTCAGGTCACCCAGCCGCCCGCGTCGAGCGCCGCGCCCGTGCCGTTGCCGCCCCTCGCGCAACCGCAGTCGCCCAGCCTGCGCTGGACCGACTGCGACGAGGACACCCGCCAGCGCATGGGCTCCCCCGCCGCGCCGGACTCGCTGCACTTCACGTGCGCGCGCCTGACCAGCCCGCTCGACGCGCCCGACGACACACAGCACCTGCTCGCCCGCATCCTCGTACTCAAGGCCGGCGACGGCCCGATCCCTCTGGTGGTCGTGAACGACGTCGGCGGCGAACCCGGCTCCGTCTTCGCCGCGCGCCTGGCCTCGCAGCTGCCCCCCGCGTTCCTGCAGAAGTTCTCGCTGATCGGCGTCGACCGCCGCGGCACCGGACTCTCGGGCGGCGTGCAGTGCGTGCCCCCGGAGGCCCGCGAAGCCCTGCTCGGCGCCGACCCGGCCCAGGGCGACCTCACCGACGTCCTCGACGCGTCCCGCCGCGCCGGCCAGCAGTGCGCCATCGACCTCGACACGGCCCAAACGGCGCTGGACAGCTGGCGCACCGCGGGTGATCTGGAGGAGCTGCGGACCCAGCTCGGCGTGCCGCACCTCAACGCCCTCGGCCGGGGTGATGGCTCGAAGGTGCTGTCGGAGTACGCCGTGCGCTATCCGGCGCAGGTCGGGCGCATGGTTCTGGACGGCTTGCCTGACCCTGGTCAGGACCGTGCTGCAGTGCTGGACGCAGTCGCTGCGGGTGCGCAGGCGACGTTGGATGCGTTCGGGGCCGATTGCGCGGCTCGTGGATGCGCGATGGGTGATCCGAAGGCGGCGCTGAAAGCCGTGACCGATCGGTTGCGCACTGCGCCGGAGACGACCCCGGATGGGGTCACCGTGACTCCCGGTATCGCGACTTATGCGGTGTACCTGGGGTTGGCCGACCGGACGCGGTGGCCGGCGCTTGCCGATGCGCTGGCCGCGGCCAAGTCCGGTGATGTGACTGCCTTGGAGTCGTTCGCGGATCCGGTGATCGTGGATGCGCAGGGGCGCACGTCGCGGATCGGTGGCGTGATGGCGACCCGGTGCAATGACGCGGCTACGCGGTTGCCTGCTGACCAGATCAACAAGGTCGACGAGGGGATGCGGACGAAGTATCCGCAGTTCGGGTCGGCCGTGGCGCAGGAGCTGGCGTGGTGTGGGGCTTGGCCGGTGCGGCGGGAGCCGTTGCCTGCCGCTGGTGCGCCCGGGGCTCCGCCGATTCTGGTTGCCGCGACGGCTGCTGATCCGGTGACGCCGGAGATCGGGACCACGCGCGCTGCGGATCAGATGCCTAGTGCGGTGACGGTTTCGTGGCAGGGGGCCGGGCATGGGGCTGTGGGACAGTCGCCGTGTGTGACGTCGGCCGTTCAGGCGTTTTTGATCGATGGGAAGGTTCCTACCGACGGGACTCTGTGCCCGGCTTGACAGGGGGTTCGGTGTGACCGGCAATGCTGTGGCCGAGGTGCTGGCCGAACTGGCCGCCCTGGAGGACCCGAGGTCTCGTGCGGTGAACGAGAAGCACGGTGATGACCACGCGGTGAATCTGAGCAAGTTGCGTGCGCTGGCGAAGAGGTTGAAGCCGCAACATGAGCTTGCTGGTGAGCTCTGGGGTACGGATCTGACGGATGCCAAGTTGCTTGCCATCTTGATCTGTCGGCCGAAGTTGTTCGAGCGTGGTGAGTTGGATGCCATGTTGCGTGAGGCTCGGACGCCTAAGGTGCAGGACTGGCTGGTGGGGTATGTGGTGAAGAAGAGCCCCCATGTCGAGGAGTTGCGGGTTGCTTGGTTCGGTGATTCGGATCCAGTTGTGGCCAGTGCTGGGTGGGCGTTGACTACTGATCGGGTTGTGAAGGCTTCTGATGGGCTGGATCTGGGTGGGTTGCTTGATCTCATCGAGGGTGAGATGAAGGATGCCCCTGAGCGGTTGCAGTGGGCGATGAATCATTGTCTTGCTGAGGTTGGGATTAGGTATCCGGAGTTGCGGGAGCGTGCGGTGGGCATTGGGGAGAGGTTGGGGGTCTTGAAGGATTATCCGACGCCGGCTAACTGTACGTCGCCGTATGCGCCGGTTTGGATTGCCGAGATGGTTTCGCGT
The sequence above is a segment of the Amycolatopsis sp. 2-15 genome. Coding sequences within it:
- the rocD gene encoding ornithine--oxo-acid transaminase, with translation MTTLAGRETASPASADGFIELDERWSTHNYHPLPVVIAEAEGATVTDVEGKSYLDFLSGYSALNFGHRHPALIAAAVEQLGRVTLTSRAFHHDQLGLFCRELAELTGTEMVLPMNSGAEAVESAVKVARKWAHQVKGVPDGTAEIVVAGANFHGRTTTIVSFSTDDTARAGFGPFTPGFVTVPYGDAAALRAAITPRTAAVLLEPVQGEAGVIVPPAGYFADVRRACDENGVLLIADEIQSGLARTGTVLALDHEGVRADVYTLGKALGGGILPVSAVVGSRDVLGVLKPGEHGSTFGGNPVACAVGRAVVRLLQTGEYQQRSAELGAHLHERLSALVGHGLSAVRGRGLWAGVDIAPGGPTGRAASEALAGLGVLCKETHDHTLRIAPPLVISRAELDRGIDAIAQVVRR
- a CDS encoding DUF2252 domain-containing protein → MGRGDWVERPLVGTDDVDPAQLYARGKTLRERAPVEAHDHAAAGAGRPGVREYFEASNAGRLPELVELRRERMAASPFTFFRGAAGLMAADLAGSPSSGLTAQLCGDAHAANFGLYGTPEGRIVMDVNDFDETAPGPWEWDLKRLSASLVLAGREGGIGSAACREAAEDAVKSYRRTIRALAELPFLQSWNALPDASAVSRARADELIDDFAEAEEKARRNTSAKVVAKWTRHVDDHETGLARHRFVEDPPVLTHVDDAAASSIIAGLESYVDTLRESRRTLVSRYRVADVAFRVVGTGSVGLRSYVVLLHGNEDEDLVLQVKQAQPSALAPYLDVAPVEHEGRRIVHGARLVQAETDILLGWTTIDGIPFVVRQFRNLKGAIDPAALRKDHLDDYGRLAGALLARAHTRSLHPQLLAGYFADDEDLDEAIGAYAVRYADQTEADHAEFTS
- a CDS encoding FAD-dependent oxidoreductase — protein: MRITVAGGGVVGLSCAYRLAEAGHSVTVVTAGKPAETTSAVAGGLIYPPVARPDERVVRWTETTVGVYRSLLAAPGIRFLPGWIRVAEDVPDPRWLTAMTDVSREGSVLAFTTALVDTPVYLTWLAEQVAALGVRTEYRTVTSLADADVVVNATGLAGGTLAGDDTLVPVRGQVVHLADPGLTSWSVEEADGDLTYVIPHGRHVVCGGTEEIGRNDLEPDPTVAAAIVRRCRDLEPRLADAAVLGTRVGLRPGRPSVRLERTGDVIHCYGHGGAGITLAWGCAEDVAELVG
- a CDS encoding phosphatase PAP2 family protein; this translates as MSRVLALVAVLCALATVALGLAYAGGHSPGALDAWAAQAIAGLGHTTLNVLVLPTEPYVLIPAIVVIAGTCLYLRRRTDALLAAAGPALAVALNTWVLKPLFDRWKNDILVYPSGHTVSLVTVLVVLVLLARPKVVTVVLGVVLLCCAAIGMIGLGYHYLTDIVGGTFFATAVVTGLRAVTPRRVPAPSAG
- the zapE gene encoding cell division protein ZapE; translation: MPPAALTDRFPELGADELISSLVPPPRFGEARFSTYLPNPDEPSQAAAVKSCSAFAGRIGDRPAKKSRLRSLFGGGEAAPAGPMGLYLDGGFGVGKTHLLASAWHDAPSPKAYGTFVELTHLVGALGFAEAVRRLSEHRLLAIDEFELDDPGDTTLVSRLLQELTDAGVYIAATSNTLPDKLGEGRFAAEDFLREIQALSRRFEVVRVDGPDYRHRGLPDAPPPVSDEELDASAAAHEGSTVDEFDALVAHLAKLHPSRYGKLLDGVRRVHLKHVTPAPDQNVGLRLVAFADRLYDRAIPVVVSGVPLPELFTEEMVNGGYRKKYLRAVSRLTALARDAV
- a CDS encoding pyrimidine reductase family protein; this translates as MRSVWPPSPGGTGPLSDEDLERVYGYPEDLTGPFVQVNFVASADGAVAVDELSKGLSHPADRRVFLLARDLADVILVGAGTARAENYRGARTNAVRSARRARLGLAPVPPIAVVTRTGALDPAGPLFTDSHVPPLVVTTSRADTAAVREAGAEVLVAGDEDVDLPRALAMLAERGLRRVDCEGGPALFAAMIAAGLVDQLNLTVAPLLVGGDAGRIAAGPAARPPRRMELASILVDDGFTLLRYRRGSG
- a CDS encoding RNA polymerase sigma factor; the protein is MADSEALVAAAAAGDHAAFDALVRRHTPMMYRVALRITGRPAEAEDVVQEAWLAAWRSLATFRHESAVSTWLYRVVTNGALDLLRRHRPTVSIESVSIAEAPGLVADGTPERQVVHAEQVDAVLRAIARLDVAQRVPLVLRELEGLSYEEVAEVLEVGVPALRSRLHRARVALLGQLRER